In the genome of Anabaena cylindrica PCC 7122, the window TGACATTGGTAACAGTCATAGTTGTTCTCCTGATTTGATTCCGTCATTCGATCTGATCGAATAAACTTGAAAGCTGGATATTTCCTCATGCTTACGGGAGGTGATCCCGATGCATTCATTGGAAAGCAGATTATGGGGATTAGCGATCATCAACAACTTAAATATTCAATTATTTAGCGATTTTACCGCATAAACCGATTTTATCGAGGTTTCAATTACTTAAATCATTATTACAATGCGTCTTTACACAGATACGGTGTTATTACCTAAAGGTTAAAATAAGAGCAGAAAAATCATGAGAGGGATTTATGATGAGCGATCGCGACTATACATTAATTATTGATAAAAGTGGTAGTATGTCCACCCCTGACCAAGCAGGTGGTAGAAGCAGATGGGAAATAGCTCAAGAGTCTACCCTTGCTGTAGCTAGAAAAGCCGAACAATATGACCCTGATGGACTTACCGTTTACGTCTTTTCCGGCAGATTTAAACGTTACGAAAACGTTACCTCCAGCAAAGTAGCACAAATATTTCAGGAAAATGATCCTGCTGGTACAACCAACTTAGCTGCCGTGCTAATGAATGCACTCGATAATTACTTTCAGCGTAAAACTGCTGGACAAACTAAACCGAATGGGGAAACAATTTTAGTTATTACCGACGGTGAACCAGATGATCGCAAAGCAGTATTTGAAGTGATCATTAACGCGACTCGAAAAATGGAACGGGACGAAGAATTAGGAATTTCCATTATTCAAGTAGGGACAGATCCTCAAGCTACAAAATTTCTTAAAGCTTTAGATGATCAATTGCAAAGTGTTGGTGCTAAATTTGATATTTGTGACACCGTAACTTTAGATGATTTAGAAGATATGAGCCTTGCAGATGTCTTGATGAATGCCATCACAGACTAATTCATACTCATTTTTTCTACCCACAACCTCTAAAACTTATTTTGGATGAATCACATCCAAAATATAAAATATAACTACTGAAAACAGGAGAATTATAAATGTTGGAAAATCGGGATTATACACTAATCATCGATCATAGTGCTAGTATGGCAAAACTATCAGACAAAGGTGAAAAAAGCAGATGGTTAGCCTTACAGGAATCTACATTTGCCTTAGCTTGTAAATGTGAACAATTTGATCCCGATGGTATAACAGTTTATCTATTTTCTAGAAAATTTGAACGTTTTGATCATGTGACTTCGGCTAAAGTATCACAGATTTTTGAAGAAAATATTCCCGCTGATACGACAAATTTAGTAGGTGTACTTCAAGATGCCATTAATAACTACTTTACCCGCAAAGCTGCTGGTCTAAGCAAGCCCAATGGGGAAATAATTTTAATTATCACTGATGGCAAACAAGATGATAAGCAAGCAGTCTGTGAAGTCATAATCAATGCTACACAGCAAATGGAACACGAAAAAGAGTTAGGAATTTCAATTATTCAAGTGGGTTCAGATCCTCAAGCCACAAAGTTTCTTAAAGCTTTAGATGATAAGTTGCAAACTGTCGGTGCTAAATTTGATATTTGCGATACCATGACTTTAGAACAATTAGAAGAAATGAGTTTAACAGATGTCTTGATGAATGCGATAAACGACTAATTTGATTTTATAGATTTTGCATCACAACCAGAGGATTTAAAAATGCTAGACAATCGTGATTACACTTTAATTATTGACAAAAGCGGTAGCATGGCTACCCCAGATCAAAAAGGTGGAAAAAGCAGATGGTTCATAGCCCAAGAATCTACTTTAGCCTTAGCTAGTAAGTGTGAGCAATTTGATCCAGATGGAATCACTGTGTACTTATTTTCTGGTAAATTTAAACGTTATGAAAACGTCACAGCTAGTAAAGTTGTGCAAATCTTCCAAGAAAACGATCCTTCCGGTACTACTGATTTAGCAGGTGTATTGAAACACGCCACTGATGATTATTTGCAACGCAAATCTAGCAATCAAACTAAACCTAATGGAGAAACAATTTTAGTTGTTACTGATGGTGAACCAGATGATCGTAAAGCGGTGATGAAGGTAATTATAGAAGCTTCTCGCAAGATAGATCGAGATGAAGAATTAGCTATTTCTTTCATTCAAGTTGGTGCAGATCCCAACGCTACCCGCTTTCTCAAAATCTTAGATGATGAATTGCAAAGCGCAGGGGCAAAATTTGATATTTGTGACACAATTACAATGGACGAGATGGAAGATATGAGTTTA includes:
- a CDS encoding vWA domain-containing protein; its protein translation is MMSDRDYTLIIDKSGSMSTPDQAGGRSRWEIAQESTLAVARKAEQYDPDGLTVYVFSGRFKRYENVTSSKVAQIFQENDPAGTTNLAAVLMNALDNYFQRKTAGQTKPNGETILVITDGEPDDRKAVFEVIINATRKMERDEELGISIIQVGTDPQATKFLKALDDQLQSVGAKFDICDTVTLDDLEDMSLADVLMNAITD
- a CDS encoding vWA domain-containing protein, which produces MLENRDYTLIIDHSASMAKLSDKGEKSRWLALQESTFALACKCEQFDPDGITVYLFSRKFERFDHVTSAKVSQIFEENIPADTTNLVGVLQDAINNYFTRKAAGLSKPNGEIILIITDGKQDDKQAVCEVIINATQQMEHEKELGISIIQVGSDPQATKFLKALDDKLQTVGAKFDICDTMTLEQLEEMSLTDVLMNAIND
- a CDS encoding vWA domain-containing protein, translating into MLDNRDYTLIIDKSGSMATPDQKGGKSRWFIAQESTLALASKCEQFDPDGITVYLFSGKFKRYENVTASKVVQIFQENDPSGTTDLAGVLKHATDDYLQRKSSNQTKPNGETILVVTDGEPDDRKAVMKVIIEASRKIDRDEELAISFIQVGADPNATRFLKILDDELQSAGAKFDICDTITMDEMEDMSLSEVLLNAIND